A single genomic interval of Cryomorphaceae bacterium harbors:
- a CDS encoding AraC family transcriptional regulator has translation MKLYIKYMVSLRCKLLVKEMLENVGMKYFRVDLGMVELLESITPEQLKQFSKQIQLSGLELIEDKRSVIIEKVKNIIVEMIHYSDELPKVKFSVFISEKTGYEYNYLSGIFADVMATTIEHYIIAHRIERVKELLLYDELTLTEISYKLNYSSVAHLSNQFKKITGLTPSYFKKMQLYRKRIALEDVDRK, from the coding sequence TTGAAGCTCTACATAAAATATATGGTAAGCCTGCGCTGCAAACTACTCGTGAAAGAGATGTTGGAGAACGTAGGTATGAAATATTTCCGTGTAGACCTGGGAATGGTTGAGTTGTTGGAATCCATCACACCTGAGCAACTAAAACAGTTTAGCAAACAAATACAATTATCCGGACTGGAGTTGATTGAGGATAAAAGAAGTGTCATCATCGAAAAGGTAAAGAACATCATTGTTGAGATGATTCATTACAGCGATGAACTGCCCAAGGTAAAGTTCTCTGTTTTTATTAGTGAGAAAACGGGTTACGAGTACAATTACCTGTCTGGCATTTTTGCTGACGTTATGGCTACCACGATAGAGCACTACATCATCGCCCACAGAATTGAGCGCGTAAAGGAATTGTTGCTCTATGATGAGCTCACGCTAACAGAAATTTCTTACAAGCTGAATTACAGCAGTGTTGCCCATTTGTCTAATCAATTCAAAAAAATTACCGGCCTTACACCATCCTACTTCAAAAAAATGCAGTTGTACAGAAAACGCATCGCATTGGAAGATGTGGACAGGAAGTAA